CCGGGAGAAATGCGCTTAGACTGCTCGCATGCCTATCATCCCGGATATCAAGGACTGGACCTGGGTCCTGCAGCGGCCCTGCCCCGAGTGCGGGTTCGATGCGTCGGCCGCGACGCCCGCCACGGCGCCGAGGATCGTGGAAAGTATGCTCCCCCGCTGGCGTGCGGCGCTGCGGCGTCCAGACGTGGCGGAACGCCCGGACGGAAACACGTGGTCGCTGCTGGAGTACGCCTGCCATGTCCGGGACGTCTTCAGCGTCTTTGACTACCGGCTGGACCTCATGCTGCGCGAGGAGGACGCCCGGTTCCCGGACTGGGACCAGGACCTCACCGCGGTCGAGAAGGACTATGCCAACGCGGACCCGGCCAAGGTCAGCGCGGAGCTCACCACGGAGGGTGAGCAGATCGCGGCT
This DNA window, taken from Pseudarthrobacter sp. ATCC 49987, encodes the following:
- a CDS encoding DinB family protein; translated protein: MPIIPDIKDWTWVLQRPCPECGFDASAATPATAPRIVESMLPRWRAALRRPDVAERPDGNTWSLLEYACHVRDVFSVFDYRLDLMLREEDARFPDWDQDLTAVEKDYANADPAKVSAELTTEGEQIAASFSRVPEDQWGCKGTRSNGSEFTVLTFSQYFLHDVVHHLHDVDG